Part of the Virgibacillus natechei genome is shown below.
CTTTCCCGTAACCCGTGCATATCCTTCCGCTGCATGAATAGATCCTTGCTCGTGACGCGAAAGTATATGCTTAAATGGTGCTAAACTCCGATACAATGCATCGTAAATTGGTAAAACTGCACCACCAGGATAGCCAAATATGGTATCGACTTGCTCATCAACCAATGATTCAATTAATAAATCAGCACCGGTTATCATTTCTTCCGTCTCTTCCACTTTGTCTCTTACCTCAGCTTTCACAACAACATGCCTCCTTTTAATTATTAAAAACAATATTCAAAAACTTGGCTTAACACCATGAACTGGCGGAAAGTCATCGTTTTTCTAACGTGAAAAGTTTATCGATTTTGCATATAAAAAAAAGACTCTTCTCCATAAATCTGCATAAAATCAGAATTTCAGGGGAGAAAAAGAGTCTTTTCACGGTACCACCCAGGTTTATAGCACTCTTGCGAATACTACCTTCGTGACTGAGATAATCAGCCTTTTTTGATAACAGGTACATGTGACTGTACCCGGCTAAGCCTACTAAATTAGTTCGTTCAGCCCAGCACTCAGAGAAGATGTCAGAACAATATGTACTTCTGGGCTTCCAGCACCCCCAGATCTCTGTAAATACATGTAACATGTTCCTTTTTTCTCATCATCGAGTTAATTTATTCTTTTATCATGAAAATTTTGATAATTGAGTCTGTGTGTTTTATGAATTTACTTAATATAAATAAATTCGAAATAATTGATATTGCGGATTATCATATAACGGATTTGCTAAAAGGTCAACCGTTATTTAGAAAGTTTTTTGATACTTTCGATAAGTCCGATAAATTGAATACGCTTACAATGGCTTCATGTTAATTTTTCAGATTTTAAAAATAAAATTGTTACATTTTGGTTACAATTGGATTGTTTATTAAAAAACGTGACTTTTGTTAAAGGGATTCTTAGAAAACGTTCTTTGCTTTGTTAGGCAGCTAATTCTTACTGCATAAGCTGACTTTGGCTATCGCCATTAAAAGATTGGCGATAAGCCAGGTTTTCTAAAAATCCTTATGATTTGGAGTGCAAGCCTTTACGGCAAAAGGCCAGAGCCAGAGCCCGGACTTATGCAATTAAAAAAGTATAAAATTTTCCTACTTGCAATAAAAAGAACCCCAGTTTTGAAAAACTAGGGTTCTTTTTATTTAGGCTCTTTTCTAATTATTGTTGCTTTTAAATCTTCGGAGTTGATATAAAAGACGGTATAAGTATTTGCTATAAACGCCGTTCGGGATCGCTCAGGGCGGATGCTTTCCGCGGGCCCTGCTTCATCCTTCGACGCACAGGACGTGCTAGTGCAGGTGTTGCGACAGGACGTCGCGTACTTAACCTGCCTCGAGAAGCCCACTCTGCGGGGTCTTCAGACTCGTGCTGGGGCTGCGCGTAAATGCTCGCCCCACCGAAAACCATTGTTCCCGCTGGAGTCACCGCCCTTCGCTCACCCGAACTGGTGAGGTGGTTGGATGTTTTGAATATTGATTACTAATACTAATGCAATTTAGCAGCAGTAATATCAGCGGAGGAAACACATGAAGACTCCTGCGGGAGGAAGGCATAGGTGAGACCCCACAGTGCGTAGCACGAGGAGGCTCACCAGCCGCCCGCGGAAAGCGAAATGTGTTTCCGGAGCGAGTCACTACTCTCAACCAGCGTTTGCAAAAGATGTCACTACGTCGTCTTTTATAGATCTTGTGTCAAAAACAACAATTCTTTTCGGTAGGACGAGTAACCGCAGTCCCAGTCCCAATCTTTTAGAAAACAGCTTTTTATTTAAAATCGGTGACTGCTCCTTTTGAGGAACTGGACACATTATGTGCATACTTACCCAATACCCCTTTTTTGTAAAGGGCAGGCGCAACCCATGAGGCACGACGGTTTTCCAATTCTGCATCTGATACATCCATGGAGATCTCTTTTTTATCGGAATCAATCGTAACCATATCCCCTTCTTTTAGGAATGCAATTGGCCCACCATCTTGTGCTTCAGGTGCGATATGGCCGACAACTAAACCATGTGTCCCACCTGAGAATCTTCCATCGGTTAACAAGGCAACCTTTTCACCGAGACCTTTTCCAACTAGAATAGAGGAAATGGACAGCATTTCAGGCATTCCTGGTCCACCTTTTGGTCCCACATAACGAATGACCAGCACATCTCCCTCGTTAATTTTATTATCCATCACTGCTTCAGTAGCTTCTTTTTCCGTGTCAAATACACGAGCAGGTCCTGTATGACGGTTGACTTGTACACCGGATACTTTCGCTACAGAACCCTCTGGAGATAGATTTCCTTTTAAAACAATTAAGGGGCCATCTTCGCGTTTCGGATTATCAAATGGCATGATTACCTGTTGATCCTCGTCAAGAGAGGAAACTTCTGCTAGATTTTCAGCGACTGTTTTACCGGTCACTGTCAAACAATCACCATACAAGTAGCCCGCTTCATAAAGAAGTTTCATTACGCCTTGAACTCCCCCAACTTTATGTAGATCTTGCATGACAAATTGGCCGCTTGGTTTTAAATCAGCAAGATGTGGCACCTTTGCCTGGATTCTATTAAAATCGTCAATCGTTAAATCTACTTCTGCCGCATGGGCGATCGATAACAAATGTAAGATGGCATTCGTTGATCCGCCAAGTGCCATGACAACTGTGATAGCATTTTCAAATGCTTCTTTTGTCATGATATCTTTCGGATAAATCTCTTGTTCTAACAAATGATAGACCGCTTCTCCAGCGTCCGCACAATCAGCTTCCTTTTCTTTTGATTCTGCCGGATTTGATGAGCTACCAGGCAGGCTCATTCCCATCGCTTCAACAGCGGATGCCATCGTATTAGCCGTATACATTCCACCACACGCACCAGCTCCAGGACATGCACTACATTCGATCGCTTTTAATTCATCATCGTTAATATCCCCGTTATTATTTTTACCTACACCTTCAAATACAGATACAAGATCGATATCTTTTCCATTGTGGGAACCAGGCGCAATCGTGCCACCATACGTAAAAACAGCCGGAACTTCCGCATTAGCAATAGCAATCATACAGCCCGGAATATTTTTATCACAGGCCCCAATGGCCACTAATCCATCCAAATTCTCTGCACCTACTACAGTTTCAATCGAATCAGCGATCACATCACGGCTCGGTAGTGAATAACGCATACCTTGCGTTCCCATGGAAATTCCATCAGAAACGGTTATCGTATTGAAAATAAAAGGAACAGCCCCAGCTTGTTTAGCGCCTTCCTTTGTACGAATAGCCAAATCATCAATATGTACATTACAGGGGGTCACCTCTGCCCATGTACTCGCTACACCGATCATTGGCTTTTTAAAATCGTCATCCGTTACTCCTACAGCCCGCAGCATCGCACGGTTCGGTGCCCTCATAGTACCATCAAACACTTTACTTTTAACACGTAAATCTTTTTCCATCCAGAACTCCACCTTTCTTTCGACATATTATAAGCCTAATTTTCGAATAGTTCAATCAAACAAATTTATAATAATTGGAAAATGATTTAGACTTTACTAACTTATTTTTTTCGCTTCTTCCAGGTCTTGACCTTCACTCTTTTTCCCCCACCATGTTGCCAATATAGGTCCGGAAATATTATGCCAAACACTAAATAATGCACTAGGAACAGCTGCTACCGGTGAAAAATGGGCAGATGCAAGTGCTGCTGCAAGGCCAGAGTTTTGCATTCCTACCTCGATGGAAACGGCTTTTTGATCCGAAAAGTCCAATCGCAGTAATTTTGCTAATAAATAACCAACCAGGAGTCCGAGTACATTATGCAATACAACGACACTGAAAATCAGCAGACCTGTCGTGATAATCGCTTCGGTATTCGTAGATACAACGGCTGCAGCAACCCCAACAATACCAACAACCGAAACAAGTGGTAATGCGGCAACACTTTTTTCCACTTGCTTGCGGAATAACAGGCGAACCACTATTCCTAAAACGATCGGGATCAAAACAATTTGAACGATGGACAGGAACATATCACCTGCAGAAACAGGCAGCCACCTGCTTGCAAGCACCAAGGTTAGCGCCGGAGTCAGTACCGGTGCTAGCAATGTTGATACGGCAGTCACCGACACCGATAAAGCCGTATTCCCTTTCGCCAAAAATGTCATCACATTTGATGCCGTACCGCCCGGACAACAGCCTACAAGGATAACGCCAACAGCCACTTCTGGTGGAAGCTGAAACGTGAGTGCAAGTCCAAGTGCGAGCAGTGGCATAATGGTAAATTGGGCCACAACAGCAATAAGAACACTTTTCGGTGCTTGAAACACACCTTTAAAATCGTCTAAGGAAAGTGTAAGCCCCATTCCAAACATGATAATCCCTAGCAGCAGCGATATGTATGGTGCAATCCATGTAAAACCGCCCGGGAAAAAGAAGCTAAGACTTGCAAATAAGATGACCCAAATCGCAAACGTATTTCCTGCAAAATTACTGACTTTTTCCAATGTCTTCATTACCTCATTCCCCCGTATACGTTTCTATGATTTTCGAAAAACTTTTAAACTATTAAAATTCTAATAATTTAATTAATGATTTTACCATAATTAAGACGAGAAGGGTAGGTTTATTTTTTATTTCTATATTTCTTATACAAAAGGTAAAATTAAGCTAATTGAGAAAATAAGTAACGTACCTATTGAATAATAATGCAATATGGCTTATTATAGTGAGAATACTTTTACATTTACAACAAGGAGATGGGGACATGGAGTCACAGACAATTCAAGTGGATCATTGTGCTGTAAGGAAAGAAAAACCAAAATCAGATCAATTGGACTTCGGAAGGATTTTTACAGATCATATGTTTATTATGGATTATTCAGATGATTTAGGTTGGCATGATCCGCGTATTGAACCCTATCAGCAACTATCTATAGATCCATCAGCAATGGTATTTCATTATGGACAATCGGTATTCGAAGGCATGAAAGCATATCTCACAGCTGAAGACGAGATACAATTATTCCGTCCTGAAAAAAACATGCAACGATTAAATAATTCCAACGATCGGCTCTGTATTCCGCCGATTGATGAGAAATTTGCCATACAAGCTATAAAAAAATTAGTATCTGTAGATTCGGACTGGATTCCAGAAGCGGAAGGAACGTCGCTATATATTCGTCCATTTATCATTTCCACCGAACCTTATATTGGCGTGGCACCATCGCTCCATTATAAATTCATCGTAATCTTATCGCCTGTTGGTGCCTATTACAAAGAAGGAATCAATCCGATAAAAATTGCAGTAGAAAATGAATTCGTCCGTACGGTGAAGGGTGGAACTGGTGAAGCAAAAACCGGGGGTAACTATGCTGCTAGCCTTAAAGCCCAAGAGATTGCTGGGAAGAAAGGATTCGCTCAAGTATTATGGTTGGATGGTGTCGAAAAGAAATATATTGAAGAAGTTGGTAGTATGAATATTTTCTTTAAGATTAACGGCGAAGTCATCACACCTGAATTAAATGGCAGTATTTTAGAAGGGGTAACCAGAAATTCAGTTATCCAGTTGTTAAAATATTGGGATGTTCCTGTGGTGGAGCGAAAAATTGGAATGGAAGAATTACAGCAGGCACATCATGACGGACTCCTGGAAGAAGCATTCGGTGCAGGAACGGCAGCAGTAATCTCTCCGATTAGCCAGTTTACATGGAATAATAATGATTCTCTTATTAAGGATGGAAAAACAGGTGCAATTGCGAAGCGATTATACGATACGCTAACTGGTATTCAATATGGAAGAGAAAAAGATCCTTTTGACTGGATTGTTAAAGTAGAAAAAGGTAGCAAAATAGCCCATTAGAATCGCAGCTTCTTTGGATTTGTAAACCTTGAATTATCAATTTTTATAGCTTTTTTTACAAAATAGCAGAGCAAATCACACACCAAATAGCAGGTTGGGAATGAATATTCTCAACCTGCTATTTATTTTGTTAGAAAACATGGCATTCGCTGAAGTGCGTGTTCAAAAAGGAGGATAAAAAGGACCGAGAAGTTCAAGGCGGCTTAGCTTTGAGTAGCGGAACGTATGCAATTAATACGTGAGCAACGGAAAAGCAAGCCAACGAAGAAATTCGATGTGTCATTTTTACCGGACTTTTTGAACATCCTCTTAAAGAGATTCTTAGAAAGCGTTCTTGCTTTGTTAGGCATGTAATTCTTACTGCATAAGTGCAGGCTTTGGCTTATCGCCATTAAAAGCGTCTTATTTAAAAGTTCTAGTAGACGCTACTGCCTTCTTCCAACCGTCATAAAGCGCATCACGTTTTTCCTCATCAAACGCGTTCGTAAACGTTTTTTCATTTTTCCACTGTTTGGCGATTTCTTCTTTGTCTTTCCAGTAACCAACAGCGAGACCGGCAAGATATGCTGCTCCCAGCGCTGTTGTTTCCTGAACTACTGGACGTTCTACTGGTACCCCAAGGATATTACTTTGAAATTGCATAAGGAAATCATTCCTAACAGCTCCACCATCTACACGCAATGTTTTTAAATCGATCCCTGAATCTTTTATCATCGCATCCACGACATCCTTCGATTGATAGGCGAGTGACTCGAGTGTTGCGCGAATAAAATGCTCTTTCGTCGTCCCGCGCGTTAACCCAAACACGGCCCCTCGTGCATCACTATCCCAGTACGGGGAGCCTAGGCCTACAAATGCTGGAACCATATATACCCCATCAGTAGATTCTACTTTTGATGCAAACTGCTCCGTTTGTTGGGCATCATCAACAATTCGCAATCCATCACGCAGCCATTGAATGGCAGAGCCTGTTACAAAAATACTTCCTTCAAGCGCATATTCCACCTTTCCGTCTACGCCCCACCCTAGCGTCGTAAGTAGGCCATGCTCAGATTGAATTGGTTTTTCACCTGTATTCATTAATACGAAATTACCTGTTCCATACGTATTTTTTACCATTCCTTCTTCAAAACATGCCTGGCCAAACAAGGCCGCTTGCTGGTCACCTGCAATGCCAGCAATTGGAACCTCGTGGCCAAAGAAATGATAATCAACCGTATTGGCATAGACCTCTGAGGATTGACGGACTTCTGGAAGCATGTTCTTTGGAACGGTCAGAATATCGAGTAATTCATCATCCCATTTCAAATCATAGATATTGAACATTAACGTTCTGGCCGCATTGGAGTAATCCGTAATATGGGTTTTTCCACCAGAAAGCTTGTAAACGACCCATGTATCCATCGTGCCAAATAATAGATCCCCTTTTTCCGCTTTTTCCCTTGCACCTTCCACGTTATCAAGAATCCACTTCACCTTTGTACCGGAAAAATAAGGATCAATTAACAAACCGGTCTTATCGCGAATCGTGTCATGATAACCTTGTTCATCTAATTCCCTGCAAATATATTCGGTTTGCCGGGATTGCCATACAATTGCTTTATAGATTGGTTTTCCAGTGTGCTTATCCCAAACAACCGTCGTTTCTCGTTGGTTCGTAATACCGATTCCAGCGATTTGACTAGGATCCGCGTCCGCCTTCCGTAAAACTTCTGAAATACAAGCAAGTATAGATGTCCATATCTCGTTGGCATCATGTTCTACCCAACCCGGCTTTTGGAAAAATTGTTCAAACTCCCGTTGGGCTGTTTCCACAATCTCCCCATCATGATTAAACAGGATGGCTCTTGAACTCGTTGTGCCTTGATCTAATGATAAAATAAATTTTTCACTCATTATATTTTCTCCTCCTACACAATATTTTCTTCCACTACATCTGCCTTTGTTTTATCTGTTTTCAATTCCGAACTCGCAGCACCTACTAAAATAATAGCAACTACAGTGCTTAAGATCCAGAATAATACAGTAAATTCACCTAAAAACATTGCTTGATAAAATACAGCTCCATATGCACCACCAAGAAGGGGGCCTACGATTGGAACCCAAGCATAACCCCAGTCGGATGAGCCTTTTCCGGGTATTGGGAGCAAGGCATGCGCAATTCGTGGCCCAAGATCACGAGCCGGATTGATTGCATATCCAGTAGTACCCCCAAGTGACATCCCGATTCCAACAATTAAAGCACCTACGATTAAAGGATTTAACCCTTCTGTAAATTCATTCGCACCGATAAACAGAAGCCCCATCACAAGGACGAATGTACCAATCATTTCACTCACCAGGTTTGAAAACGGGCTGCGAATAGCAGGCGTTGTTGAAAACACATCCCTTTTGGCAATTTTATCTTCGGTTTCCTTCCAATGCGGCAGGTAATTTAAGAAGACAATAACCGCACCAATAAAAGCCCCAATCACTTGGGCACTCATATACATTGGAACTTTTGCCCACGAAAGATCACCTGTAATCGCAAAGCCTAATGTTACAGCAGGGTTAATGTGTGCACCTGTGAAATTACCAACTGCATATACACCCATCGTTACACCTAGACCCCAGGCAAGCGTGATCAGTACCCAGCCAGTACCTTCAGCTTTAGACTTTTTCAAGACGACTCCAGCAACGACACCACCACCGAATATAACAAGGATCATTGTGCCAATTAGTTCAGCTAGAAATTCGGGCATTTCCATCACTCCTTTAAGTTTATCAATCTAGTTAACTATTTATTGCACAGAAAAAGACCCATACTCCAATAGACATACCTTCCCCTTAAGAAAGTACTATTAAAGTATGGGTCTCCATATCTCCACCACTTAATTAACTTGTTTTAGTAGAATATCATCTATTGTAATCGCTGTCAATTCGTAAGGGAAATATTCTTTTAGTTCGTTCCCACCATCCCATGTGGATCAATTACAAACTTTTTAGATGCTCCACCATCAAATGCCTTATAACTAGCTGGTGCATCCTCAAGTGAAATTAATGTGGCATTTACAGCTTTAGCAATTTGTGCGTTACCACTTAATATCGATTGCATTAAATCTCGATGATACTTCATTACCGGAGTTTGCCCGGTTACAAATGTATGCGCTTTTGCAAATCCTAAACCGAAGCGAATTTTTAACGTTCCTTCTTGTGCATCTTTATCTTCAGCACCAGGGTCACCAGTCACGTATAGTCCCGGTATTCCTAATCGCCCTCCAGCTCTTGTTATACCCATAACCGAATTCAACACAGTTGCAGGTGCTTCTCCGGCGT
Proteins encoded:
- a CDS encoding branched-chain amino acid aminotransferase; amino-acid sequence: MESQTIQVDHCAVRKEKPKSDQLDFGRIFTDHMFIMDYSDDLGWHDPRIEPYQQLSIDPSAMVFHYGQSVFEGMKAYLTAEDEIQLFRPEKNMQRLNNSNDRLCIPPIDEKFAIQAIKKLVSVDSDWIPEAEGTSLYIRPFIISTEPYIGVAPSLHYKFIVILSPVGAYYKEGINPIKIAVENEFVRTVKGGTGEAKTGGNYAASLKAQEIAGKKGFAQVLWLDGVEKKYIEEVGSMNIFFKINGEVITPELNGSILEGVTRNSVIQLLKYWDVPVVERKIGMEELQQAHHDGLLEEAFGAGTAAVISPISQFTWNNNDSLIKDGKTGAIAKRLYDTLTGIQYGREKDPFDWIVKVEKGSKIAH
- the glpK gene encoding glycerol kinase GlpK — translated: MSEKFILSLDQGTTSSRAILFNHDGEIVETAQREFEQFFQKPGWVEHDANEIWTSILACISEVLRKADADPSQIAGIGITNQRETTVVWDKHTGKPIYKAIVWQSRQTEYICRELDEQGYHDTIRDKTGLLIDPYFSGTKVKWILDNVEGAREKAEKGDLLFGTMDTWVVYKLSGGKTHITDYSNAARTLMFNIYDLKWDDELLDILTVPKNMLPEVRQSSEVYANTVDYHFFGHEVPIAGIAGDQQAALFGQACFEEGMVKNTYGTGNFVLMNTGEKPIQSEHGLLTTLGWGVDGKVEYALEGSIFVTGSAIQWLRDGLRIVDDAQQTEQFASKVESTDGVYMVPAFVGLGSPYWDSDARGAVFGLTRGTTKEHFIRATLESLAYQSKDVVDAMIKDSGIDLKTLRVDGGAVRNDFLMQFQSNILGVPVERPVVQETTALGAAYLAGLAVGYWKDKEEIAKQWKNEKTFTNAFDEEKRDALYDGWKKAVASTRTFK
- the ilvD gene encoding dihydroxy-acid dehydratase: MEKDLRVKSKVFDGTMRAPNRAMLRAVGVTDDDFKKPMIGVASTWAEVTPCNVHIDDLAIRTKEGAKQAGAVPFIFNTITVSDGISMGTQGMRYSLPSRDVIADSIETVVGAENLDGLVAIGACDKNIPGCMIAIANAEVPAVFTYGGTIAPGSHNGKDIDLVSVFEGVGKNNNGDINDDELKAIECSACPGAGACGGMYTANTMASAVEAMGMSLPGSSSNPAESKEKEADCADAGEAVYHLLEQEIYPKDIMTKEAFENAITVVMALGGSTNAILHLLSIAHAAEVDLTIDDFNRIQAKVPHLADLKPSGQFVMQDLHKVGGVQGVMKLLYEAGYLYGDCLTVTGKTVAENLAEVSSLDEDQQVIMPFDNPKREDGPLIVLKGNLSPEGSVAKVSGVQVNRHTGPARVFDTEKEATEAVMDNKINEGDVLVIRYVGPKGGPGMPEMLSISSILVGKGLGEKVALLTDGRFSGGTHGLVVGHIAPEAQDGGPIAFLKEGDMVTIDSDKKEISMDVSDAELENRRASWVAPALYKKGVLGKYAHNVSSSSKGAVTDFK
- a CDS encoding bile acid:sodium symporter family protein translates to MKTLEKVSNFAGNTFAIWVILFASLSFFFPGGFTWIAPYISLLLGIIMFGMGLTLSLDDFKGVFQAPKSVLIAVVAQFTIMPLLALGLALTFQLPPEVAVGVILVGCCPGGTASNVMTFLAKGNTALSVSVTAVSTLLAPVLTPALTLVLASRWLPVSAGDMFLSIVQIVLIPIVLGIVVRLLFRKQVEKSVAALPLVSVVGIVGVAAAVVSTNTEAIITTGLLIFSVVVLHNVLGLLVGYLLAKLLRLDFSDQKAVSIEVGMQNSGLAAALASAHFSPVAAVPSALFSVWHNISGPILATWWGKKSEGQDLEEAKKIS
- a CDS encoding MIP/aquaporin family protein produces the protein MPEFLAELIGTMILVIFGGGVVAGVVLKKSKAEGTGWVLITLAWGLGVTMGVYAVGNFTGAHINPAVTLGFAITGDLSWAKVPMYMSAQVIGAFIGAVIVFLNYLPHWKETEDKIAKRDVFSTTPAIRSPFSNLVSEMIGTFVLVMGLLFIGANEFTEGLNPLIVGALIVGIGMSLGGTTGYAINPARDLGPRIAHALLPIPGKGSSDWGYAWVPIVGPLLGGAYGAVFYQAMFLGEFTVLFWILSTVVAIILVGAASSELKTDKTKADVVEENIV